From Saccharomycodes ludwigii strain NBRC 1722 chromosome IV, whole genome shotgun sequence, one genomic window encodes:
- the VPS55 gene encoding Vps55p (similar to Saccharomyces cerevisiae YJR044C | VPS55 | Vacuolar Protein Sorting) codes for MSISISPLTKIISLSAILALGFLLVILSCALYSNYYPLFDISLFLIAPLPKLILNNAIGAHNNNSDFLSGTNGGEGDDSFYYNTKYFNGVRDTGDFLTSWFLILGIGLPVVFHHCNIINKWSMFMCISGGLIIYTSIVTFSIFFNSKRSGDGWDDDDEGGYGYGY; via the coding sequence ATGAGCATAAGCATAAGTCCTTTAACTAAGATAATATCATTAAGTGCGATATTAGCATTAGGATTTCTACTGGTGATTTTAAGTTGCGCTTTGTATTCAAACTATTACCCCTTATTTGATATatcgttatttttaatagcaCCACTACCTAAATTGATATTAAACAATGCAATTGGTGCccataacaacaacagtgATTTCCTAAGTGGTACAAACGGCGGCGAAGGTGATGATagcttttattataataccaAATACTTCAATGGTGTTAGAGATACTGGTGATTTTTTGACTAGTTGGTTCTTGATTCTAGGTATTGGATTACCTGTCGTTTTTCACCattgtaatattattaacaaatgGAGTATGTTTATGTGTATTAGTGGTGGGTTGATAATTTACACTTCCATTGTTACATTTagtattttctttaatagcAAGAGAAGTGGAGATGGATGGGATGACGACGATGAAGGTGGCTATGGATATGGTTATTGA
- the ECM10 gene encoding Hsp70 family ATPase ECM10 (similar to Saccharomyces cerevisiae YJR045C | SSC1 | Stress-Seventy subfamily C (paralog of YEL030W | ECM10)), whose amino-acid sequence MLSARSNVLRQISRRFNSNKVQGAVIGIDLGTTNSAVAIMEGKVPKIIENAEGSRTTPSVVAFTKEGERLVGIPAKRQAVVNPENTLFATKRLIGRRFDDAEVQRDIKQVPYKIVKHSNGDAWVEARGKTYSPAQIGGFVLNKMKETAESYLGKPVKNAVVTVPAYFNDSQRQATKDAGQIVGLNVLRVVNEPTAAALAYGLEKTEAKIIAVFDLGGGTFDISILDIDNGVFEVKSTNGDTHLGGEDFDITLLRDIVAKFKDESGIDLENDRMAIQRIREAAEKAKIELSSTVSTEINLPFITADASGPKHINMKFSRAQFETLTEPLIKRTVEPCKKALKDAGIATSDVGEVILVGGMSRMPKVVETVKQIFGKEPSKSVNPDEAVAMGAAIQGAVLAGEVTDVLLLDVTPLSLGIETLGGVFTRLIPRNTTIPSKKSQIFSTAASGQTSVEIRVFQGERELVRDNKLIGNFTLSGIPPAPKGVPQIEVTFDIDADGIINVSARDKASNKDASITVAGSSGLSESEIEQMVNDAEKFKSQDEAKKSAIENANKADQLCNDTEASLKEFEAKVDKAEAQKVKDQITALREFVARAQAGEEVKAEELKTKTEELQNASMKLFEQIYKNNQGGEAKPNPEEKK is encoded by the coding sequence atgttgtCTGCTCGTAGTAACGTTTTACGTCAAATTTCTCGTCGTTTCAATTCTAACAAGGTCCAAGGTGCGGTCATTGGTATCGACTTGGGTACCACAAACTCTGCTGTTGCTATCATGGAGGGTAAGGTTCCAAAGATTATCGAAAATGCTGAAGGTTCCAGAACAACTCCATCTGTTGTTGCTTTTACCAAGGAGGGTGAAAGACTAGTTGGTATTCCAGCCAAGCGTCAAGCTGTTGTCAACCCAGAAAATACTTTGTTTGCCACCAAGCGTTTGATTGGTAGAAGATTCGATGACGCAGAAGTTCAAAGAGATATTAAACAAGTTCCATACAAGATTGTCAAGCACTCTAATGGTGATGCTTGGGTTGAAGCCAGAGGAAAAACTTATTCTCCAGCTCAAATTGGTGGGTTTGtcttaaataaaatgaaagagACTGCTGAAAGTTATTTGGGTAAGCCAGTTAAGAATGCTGTTGTTACAGTTCCTGCTTATTTCAACGATTCTCAAAGACAAGCTACCAAGGATGCTGGTCAAATTGTTGGTTTAAACGTTTTGAGAGTTGTTAACGAACCAACCGCTGCTGCTTTGGCCTACGGTTTAGAAAAGACTGAGGCCAAAATTATTGCTGTTTTTGATTTGGGTGGTGGTACTTTTGATATTTCCATTTTGGATATCGACAATGGTGTTTTTGAAGTCAAGTCTACCAACGGTGATACCCATTTGGGTGGTGAGGATTTCGATATTACCTTGTTGAGAGATATTGTTGCAAAATTCAAGGATGAATCAGGTATTGATTTGGAAAATGACAGAATGGCTATCCAAAGAATCAGAGAGGCTGCTGAAAAAGCCAAGATTGAATTATCTTCTACTGTTTCCACTGAAATCAATTTGCCATTTATTACCGCTGATGCTTCAGGTCCAAAGCATATCAACATGAAATTCTCCAGAGCTCAATTTGAAACCTTGACTGAACCATTAATTAAGAGAACTGTTGAGCCATGTAAGAAGGCTTTGAAGGATGCTGGTATCGCCACTTCAGATGTCGGTGAAGTTATTCTGGTTGGTGGTATGTCTAGAATGCCAAAGGTTGTTGAAACTGTTAAGCAAATTTTTGGTAAGGAACCATCCAAGAGTGTTAATCCAGACGAAGCTGTTGCCATGGGTGCTGCTATCCAAGGTGCTGTTTTGGCCGGTGAAGTCACAGATGTCTTGTTATTGGATGTCACTCCATTATCCTTGGGTATTGAAACTTTGGGTGGTGTTTTCACCAGATTGATTCCAAGAAACACTACCATTCCAAGTAAGAAATCTCAAATTTTCTCTACTGCAGCATCTGGCCAAACTTCTGTTGAAATTAGAGTTTTCCAAGGTGAACGTGAATTGGTTAGAGACAACAAATTGATTGGTAACTTTACATTATCAGGGATCCCACCTGCTCCAAAGGGTGTTCCACAAATTGAAGTCACTTTTGACATTGATGCTgatggtattattaatgtttcTGCTAGAGACAAAGCTAGTAATAAGGATGCTTCTATCACTGTTGCTGGTTCCTCTGGTTTGAGCGAATCTGAAATTGAACAGATGGTTAACGATGCCGAAAAATTCAAGAGCCAAGATGAGGCTAAAAAGAGTGCTATTGAAAATGCGAACAAAGCTGATCAATTATGTAACGATACCGAAGCTTCTTTGAAAGAATTTGAAGCTAAGGTTGATAAGGCTGAGGCCCAAAAGGTTAAGGATCAAATTACTGCCTTGAGGGAGTTTGTTGCCAGAGCTCAAGCTGGTGAAGAAGTTAAGGCTGAAGAATTGAAGACCAAGACTGAGGAATTACAAAACGCCTCTATGAAGTTATTTGAACAAATCTACAAGAACAATCAAGGCGGTGAGGCTAAACCAAACCCAGAAGAGAAGAAATGA
- the TAH11 gene encoding Tah11p (similar to Saccharomyces cerevisiae YJR046W | TAH11 | Topo-A Hypersensitive) translates to MTIPIIDLNLIEHEDQLIPIIDKVLNYSNCFLLQNYANQETIEDDVLKLTRQNPPSIRNSDALTSNTKNHQFFQTQNPDNTYVIENWVFNNNTSDPCLFLKDHPHLYDLFCKLNKLAQYFYKLCSNKVLASASAYQCGKDNRTSNLITNTSIQSIQLQRYFENLSQKSDHAYQIDYNYLWSFFTLIPQAVDIQCENIMNGRWVSINKPDCIFVHINTSYFKIDSINNNTTPFKYRVKSHVIKLSLSSELILQNDTNHYNSKYLNYLYKIAPYYVASAYPLFYTATQFADQKQQLSIFLKKLDSMLLFEKFSSTSKSSLLINFNVSILPKFTKNDKEATKYVIYLKQLLYLWNEVYNNQVYINDDTGDILIDINGVANLSNPKFRLAIFNEKFECFINHQQSSQQHQSDKCLPHHTLEIVTIPEFVINKRFRNYSNSGNDDSNRPMKRKKNGFSTGASAYLCNSITSMNFKMMKHNANNKGIFDSDNSLTSDTLVSNIKRKELEKIARLDYELNRRLENEKKLLLTKCKQILHILISLKPQQPYTITYLISLVIDSLGYSRINEDEIRAVLDELVSKNIIKEIIINGNPSSNNKQILKVYRWHKLDKQLIDKKLVL, encoded by the coding sequence ATGACTATTCCTATAATTGACTTGAATTTGATAGAGCACGAAGATCAATTAATACCGATAATAGACAAAGTATTGAACTATTCCAATTGTTTCCTATTGCAAAATTACGCTAATCAAGAAACCATTGAAGACGATGTATTAAAATTGACACGGCAAAACCCCCCCAGTATTAGAAACAGCGATGCTCTAACGAGTAATACGAAGAAccatcaattttttcaaacacAAAACCCAGATAATACATATGTTATTGAAAACTGGGtatttaacaataatactagtGATccttgtttgtttttaaaagatcATCCTCATTTATATGATTTGTTTTgtaaattgaataaattggcacaatatttttataagttATGTTCAAATAAAGTATTGGCATCGGCATCGGCATATCAATGTGGTAAAGACAATAGAACCAGTAACCTTATCACCAATACATCCATTCAAAGCATCCAATTACaaagatattttgaaaatttgtCTCAAAAGTCAGATCACGCGTATCAAAttgattataattatcTCTGGAGTTTTTTTACTCTAATCCCACAAGCTGTCGATATACAATGtgaaaatataatgaaTGGAAGATGGGTTAGCATAAATAAGCCAGATTGTATTTTTGTTCACATAAACACctcatattttaaaattgatagcatcaataataacactacACCGTTTAAATATAGAGTTAAATCACatgtaataaaattatcattatcaagCGAATTGATCTTGCAAAATGATACCAATCATTATAACTCCAAATATCTGAattatttgtataaaaTAGCACCCTACTACGTGGCCAGTGCCTACCCTTTATTTTATACCGCCACACAATTTGCAGATCAAAAACAGCAgttatcaatttttttgaaaaaattagattcaatgttattatttgagAAATTTAGTTCCACCTCAAAATCATCATTACTAATCAATTTTAATGTGTCAATATTACCTAAATTCAccaaaaatgataaagaagcaacaaaatatgttatttatttaaagcaACTGTTGTATCTTTGGAATGAGGTTTATAATAACCAAGTTTatattaatgatgataCTGGCGATATTTTGATTGATATCAATGGGGTTGCAAATTTGTCAAACCCTAAATTTAGACTAGCTATAttcaatgaaaaatttgaatgTTTTATTAACCACCAACAGTCTTCTCAACAACATCAATCAGATAAATGCTTGCCCCATCACACTTTGGAAATTGTAACCATACCCGAATTTGTTATAAACAAACGGTTTCGCAATTACAGTAACAGTGGTAACGATGATAGCAATAGACcaatgaaaaggaaaaaaaatggttttaGTACTGGCGCCTCAGCTTATCTTTGCAACTCCATTACTTCAATGAATTTTAAAATGATGAAACATAATGCCAATAACAAAGGTATTTTCGATTCTGATAATAGTCTTACTAGTGATACATTGGTTAGCAATATTAAAAGGAaggaattggaaaaaattgcCAGACTGGATTATGAATTGAATAGAAGattagaaaatgaaaagaaattattattaacaaaatgTAAACAAATTTTGCATATATTAATTAGCTTGAAACCGCAACAGCCTTATACAATAACATATTTAATAAGTTTAGTAATTGACTCTTTGGGTTATAGTAGAATCAATGAGGATGAAATAAGGGCTGTATTAGATGAATTGGTTTCCAAAAACATAATTAAggaaattataataaacgGGAATCCATCTTCTAATAACAAGcagattttaaaagtatatcGTTGGCACAAACTAGATAAACAattaattgataaaaaactagtattataa
- the BUD16 gene encoding putative pyridoxal kinase BUD16 (similar to Saccharomyces cerevisiae YEL029C | BUD16 | BUD site selection), which yields MPTLLSTQSHVVHGYVGNKAAAFPLQCLGWDVDCLNTVQFSNHTGYGKVVGDITPVDELLKITNHLLQNFKYNSFLTGYLPNKDSVEVICDNILNYKKNTKSNSSTIRPLWLLDPVMGDDGHIYVDPNVIPTYQKYVLSGYVDIITPNQFELQLLTNTEGKVLNTTDDLRSLIVTLHQKVPIIVITSTTTYNNNHKEDDKNKITCIASIRNNNGKLYKFQVPKINSYFTGVGDLFSAILLDRMWKLKYQNATADMLVKDFIKSINYVLNVIQKVLQTTIENRSQYIKTLLDQQGGEGAAKIGGDAKIMAEMELKIIESKDHYDNKENLIDYFVDVI from the coding sequence ATGCCCACACTGTTATCTACTCAATCCCATGTTGTTCATGGTTACGTTGGTAACAAAGCTGCTGCATTCCCTTTACAATGTTTGGGCTGGGATGTAGATTGCCTAAATACAGTTCAATTCAGTAACCATACAGGTTATGGCAAAGTTGTCGGAGATATCACACCGGTAGAtgaattgttaaaaatcaCAAACCATCTCCTACAAAACTTTAAATacaattcatttttaacgGGGTATTTACCAAATAAGGATTCAGTAGAAGTAATATgtgataatattttgaattataaaaaaaatacaaagtCTAACAGTAGCACCATCCGTCCCTTGTGGCTGTTAGATCCTGTCATGGGTGATGATGGGCATATATACGTTGATCCTAATGTAATTCCAACATACCAGAAATATGTGTTATCAGGATATGTTGATATTATCACGCCAAATCAGTTCGAATTACAATTATTAACCAATACGGAGGGTAAAGTGTTAAATACTACAGACGACTTAAGATCATTAATTGTAACTCTACACCAAAAGGTACCAATCATTGTAATAACCAGTACCACTAcctataataataatcataaagaagatgataaaaataaaataacatgCATTGCTAGCATTaggaataataatggtaaattATACAAATTCCAGGTTCCTAAGATAAATTCATATTTTACGGGAGTTGGAGATTTGTTTTCAGCAATCCTGCTTGATCGAATGTGGAAATTGAAGTATCAAAATGCTACTGCAGATATGTTAGttaaagattttattaAGAGTATTAACTACGTGCTTAATGTCATACAAAAAGTATTGCAAACCACAATAGAAAACAGATCACAGTACATTAAAACGTTACTAGATCAACAGGGAGGTGAGGGTGCTGCTAAGATTGGCGGTGACGCCAAAATAATGGCTGAAATGGAACTGAAGATTATCGAATCAAAAGATCATtatgataataaagaaaatctAATAGACTATTTCGTAGATGTTATATAA
- the SPF1 gene encoding ion-transporting P-type ATPase SPF1 (similar to Saccharomyces cerevisiae YEL031W | SPF1 | Sensitivity to Pichia Farinosa killer toxin): protein MPGIVESPLVKDSKLLTPKPVFSRPYVFPFLPLYATFFQIYTSQYDKYIGGSEWTFVYFGALVSLNLLVRLLPAWNKSIEVLFNYVTARSIQDASHIYIKPTPNNGSSDIVKIEKLTEGGVLQTFFQFQKKRFLLDNGVFKSPQFLIDEPVQLKVFQNNKGNTGDLVHIKRIYGENKFDIPVPTFVELFKEHAIAPFFVFQIFCIALWLFDDLWYYSLLNLFMVVMMEAANVFQRLTTLKEFRTMGVKPYAINVLRNGKWVQLQTDQLLPNDLVSITRSDDDVAIPCDLLLISGSCIVNEAMLSGESTPLIKESIQLRPGDDYLDLKGVDKNSVLHGGTKCLQVTPPEKCHVAKPPDGGCLAVVTKTGFETSQGSLVRVMLFSAERVSANNTEAFMFILFLLNFAIAASWYVWVEGTKMGRIQSKLILDCILIVTSVVPPELPMELTMAVNSSLGALSKFYVYCTEPFRIPLAGRIDVCCFDKTGTLTGEDLVFEGLAGLNKDDDRHLHPAEDASLSTALTIGSCHALVKLEDGEIVGDPMEKATLQACGWKVDSKNFVSHSKHGKVEVLRRFQFSSSLKRSSSIAVHKGKLYVSVKGAPETIRSRLVELPSNYDAVYKSFTRSGSRVLALASKELSYNLLKKVNDLKREDMETGLKFEGFLIFHCPLKDDAIETIKMLNESSHRCIMITGDNPLTAVHVANEVKIVERATLILDQPGDGTLHKLVFRSVDESIVKPFNPEEDDIDSTEIFGKYDLAVTGHALKLMETHKQIKDLIKHTWVYARVSPSQKEYLLNTYKDMGYNTLMCGDGTNDVGALKQAHVGIALLNGTEEGLKKLQEQRKIEKMQDVYGKQCDLFTRWGKPVPPVPQPIAHLYPPGPNNPNYLKALESRGTPITEEIRQAVAKAMTEKPQAITSGAGAKKNASGSEVADMLLGTISQAGDDEDAPSLKLGDASCAAPFTSKLANVSAVTNVVRQGRCALINTIQMYKILALNCLISAYSLSVIYMSGVKFGDGQSTVSGLLLSVCFLSISRGKPNEKLSKQRPQAGIFNAYIMGSILSQFAVHIFTLIYLTKAVYVLEPREPQIDLEKKFEPSLLNTAIFLIQLVQQVSTFAVNYQGEPFRENIRNNKGMYYGLIGVAGLALASATEFMPELNEAMKFVPMDSAFKFKLTSILLIDFFGSYLSELFFKYLFMDDKPADIAHQ, encoded by the coding sequence ATGCCTGGTATAGTCGAGAGTCCTCTAGTTAAGGATTCCAAATTGTTAACTCCAAAACCAGTATTTTCACGACCATATGTCTTTCCCTTTTTACCATTATACGCCAcctttttccaaatttacACTAGCCAATATGATAAGTATATTGGTGGATCTGAATGGAcctttgtttattttggtGCCTTGGTTTCATTGAATTTACTAGTGCGTTTGTTACCAGCTTGGAATAAATCTATTGAAgttttattcaattatgTCACTGCCAGAAGCATTCAAGATGCTTCTCATATATACATCAAACCCACACCAAATAATGGGAGTAGCGATAttgttaaaattgaaaagctGACCGAAGGTGGCGTCTTGCAAACCTTTTTCCAATtccaaaagaaaagatttttattagaCAATGGTGTTTTCAAATCACCACAGTTTTTGATCGATGAACCTGTCCAATTGAAAGTTTTCCAAAACAACAAGGGTAATACCGGCGATTTAGTCCATATCAAAAGAATATATGGTGAAAACAAGTTTGATATTCCAGTTCCGACTTTTGTTGAATTATTCAAAGAGCACGCAATTGCgccattttttgtttttcaaattttctgTATTGCCTTGTGGTTATTTGATGACTTATGGTACTATTCATTGTTAAACTTATTTATGGTTGTCATGATGGAAGCTGCAAATGTTTTCCAAAGACTAACCACTTTAAAGGAATTTAGAACCATGGGTGTTAAACCATATGCAATCAACGTATTGAGAAATGGAAAATGGGTTCAGCTACAGACCGATCAATTGTTACCAAATGATTTGGTTTCCATTACAAGATCTGATGATGATGTTGCTATTCCTTGCGATTTGCTTTTAATTAGTGGTTCGTGCATTGTCAATGAGGCAATGTTAAGTGGCGAATCCACCCCATTAATCAAAGAATCTATTCAATTACGCCCAGGCGATGATTATTTGGACCTCAAAGGAGTCGATAAAAATAGCGTTTTGCATGGTGGTACCAAATGTTTGCAAGTTACCCCCCCAGAAAAATGCCATGTTGCTAAGCCTCCAGATGGCGGGTGTTTGGCTGTTGTTACTAAAACCGGGTTTGAAACATCACAAGGATCCTTAGTTCGTGTCATGTTGTTTTCTGCTGAAAGGGTTTCTGCGAATAATACCGAAGcttttatgtttattttatttttgttgaattttGCTATTGCTGCTTCCTGGTATGTTTGGGTAGAAGGTACTAAAATGGGCAGAATACAATCCAAATTGATTTTAGATTGTATTTTAATTGTGACCTCTGTTGTTCCACCGGAATTACCAATGGAATTGACTATGGCTGTTAACTCTTCGTTGGGCGCATTGTCCAaattttatgtttattGTACTGAACCTTTTAGAATTCCATTAGCTGGTAGAATTGATGTTTGTTGTTTTGATAAGACTGGTACTTTAACTGGAGAGGATTTGGTTTTTGAAGGTTTAGCTGGCTTGAATAAAGATGACGATCGTCATCTACATCCGGCTGAAGATGCTTCCTTGTCTACAGCTTTGACAATTGGCTCTTGTCATGCATTAGTTAAATTAGAAGACGGCGAAATTGTTGGTGATCCAATGGAGAAGGCCACGTTGCAAGCCTGTGGCTGGAAAGTTGACAGCAAAAACTTTGTTTCGCACTCCAAACATGGCAAAGTTGAGGTTTTACGCCGTTTCCAATTTTCTTCGAGCTTGAAAAGATCATCATCCATTGCTGTGCATAAGGGTAAGTTGTACGTTTCAGTAAAAGGTGCCCCGGAAACCATTCGTTCCAGATTAGTTGAGCTTCCATCGAACTACGATGCCGTTTACAAATCCTTTACTCGTTCTGGTTCAAGAGTTTTGGCTTTGGCTTCGAAGGAATTATCGTacaatttattgaaaaaggtTAATGATTTGAAACGTGAAGATATGGAAACAGGTTTAAAATTTGAAGGGTTTTTGATTTTCCATTGTCCATTAAAGGATGATGCTATTGAAACTATTAAAATGTTGAATGAATCTTCGCATCGTTGTATTATGATTACCGGTGATAATCCCTTGACTGCAGTGCATGTTGCAAACGAAGTTAAGATTGTAGAGAGAGCTACTTTGATTTTGGATCAACCTGGCGATGGAACTTTGCATAAATTGGTGTTTCGTAGCGTTGATGAAAGTATTGTCAAACCATTTAATccagaagaagatgatatTGATTCAACTGAAATTTTTGGTAAATATGATTTGGCAGTTACGGGCCATGCGTTGAAATTAATGGAAACTCATAAGCAAATTAAGGATTTGATCAAGCATACCTGGGTTTACGCACGTGTATCGCCATCTCAAAAGGAGTATCTATTGAACACATACAAAGACATGGGATATAATACCTTGATGTGTGGTGATGGGACTAATGATGTTGGTGCTTTGAAACAGGCACACGTTGGTATTGCATTGTTGAACGGTACCGAGGAAGGATTGAAGAAATTACAAGAACAGCGCAAGATTGAAAAAATGCAAGATGTGTATGGGAAACAGTGCGATTTGTTTACCAGATGGGGCAAACCAGTTCCACCCGTTCCTCAACCAATTGCTCATTTGTATCCACCAGGCCCAAATAATCCTAACTATTTGAAAGCTTTAGAAAGTAGAGGCACGCCAATAACGGAAGAGATTAGACAGGCTGTGGCTAAAGCCATGACCGAAAAGCCTCAAGCTATAACTTCAGGGGCTGGTGCTAAAAAGAACGCTAGTGGATCTGAGGTTGCTGACATGTTATTGGGGACTATAAGCCAGGCTGGCGACGATGAAGATGCCCCAAGTTTGAAATTAGGGGATGCTTCTTGTGCTGCTCCGTTTACTTCCAAATTAGCCAATGTTTCTGCGGTTACCAATGTTGTGAGACAAGGAAGATGTGCATTGATCAACACTATCCAGATGTATAAGATTTTGGCATTGAATTGTTTGATTAGTGCTTATTCTTTGAGTGTGATTTATATGTCTGGTGTTAAATTTGGAGATGGTCAATCCACTGTCTCTGGGCTATTATTGAGTGTTTGTTTCCTAAGTATCTCTAGGGGGAAGCCAAATGAAAAGTTGTCTAAACAAAGACCACAAGCTGGTATTTTTAATGCTTATATCATGGGATCGATTTTATCACAATTTGCTGTTCATATTTTTACATTGATTTATCTAACTAAAGCAGTTTATGTTTTGGAACCTAGGGAGCCACAAATTGATttggaaaagaaatttgAACCAAGTTTATTGAATActgctatttttttgattcaaTTGGTTCAACAAGTTTCCACCTTTGCGGTTAATTATCAAGGTGAGCCATTTAGAGAGAATATCAGAAACAATAAGGGGATGTACTATGGGTTGATTGGTGTCGCTGGTTTAGCCCTAGCTAGTGCTACTGAATTTATGCCTGAATTGAATGAAGCTATGAAATTTGTACCAATGGACAGTGCGTTTAAATTTAAGTTGACCtcaattttattgataGATTTCTTTGGTAGTTATCTAAgtgaattatttttcaaatatttatttatggATGATAAACCTGCGGATATTGCACATCAATGA